The proteins below are encoded in one region of Garra rufa chromosome 12, GarRuf1.0, whole genome shotgun sequence:
- the rab11fip4b gene encoding rab11 family-interacting protein 4B isoform X1, giving the protein MSTQECPESPVLEDEEGEEGRGVERESDRDSAVDSTLSSEISDGGRTGEKEEGIGLCLPGEKNGQMYNRSETSDHSTRSSASLNEEQFEDYGEGEDGDYTPSSPCPDDEIRINGCSDLGSSVSSSAGQTPRKMRHAGDQMDVFCSHCCKRVSLLNDLENRLKNLKTNSPNRKISSTAFGRQLLHNSNLSSSNGSTEDLFHDSIDSYETDITEKVSYLDKKVTELENEILMNGDVKSKLKQENIQLVHRIHELEEQLKDQETRADNMMEEELRRHREAYSRMEKDKNTQIELLTNRVHQLEEENGEMAINMHRLKTQSEKLDEERQRMTDKLEDTSLRLKDEMDLYKKMMDKLRQNRNDFQRERDTMQELIEDLRRELEHLQIYKLEAERTGRVRRSSFSLSEYSTRTRESELEQEVKRLKQRSVSKDMPFDLQQLVYARARLCPSLMENQKLREQNEDLNGQLLSLSLHEAKNLFATQTKAQSLAMEIDHASRDQLMEALKEQEEINFRLRQYMDKIILSILDHNPSILEIKTS; this is encoded by the exons ATGTCCACCCAGGAGTGCCCAGAGAGTCCAGTGCTTGAGGATGAGGAGGGTGAGGAAGGAAGAGGGGTGGAGAGAGAGTCGGACAGAGACAGCGCAGTAGACAGCACTCTGTCGTCAGAGATATCGGATGGAGGCAGAACTGGAGAAAAAGAGGAAGGGATTGGGCTTTGCCTCCCAGGAGAAAA GAATGGTCAGATGTATAATCGCTCTGAGACTTCTGATCATTCTACACGTTCATCTGCCTCATTAAATGAGGAGCAGTTTGAGGACTATGGAGAAGGAGAGGATGGAGACTACACTCCTAGCAGCCCCTGTCCAGACGATGAGATCCGCATTAATGGATGCTCAGATCTGGGCTCTTCTGTTTCCTCAAG TGCTGGTCAGACTCCTCGGAAGATGCGCCATGCTGGTGACCAGATGGATGTGTTTTGCTCTCATTGTTGTAAGAGGGTCAGTCTGCTGAATGACCTGGAGAACAGGCTGAAAAACCTCAAAACCAACAG CCCAAACAGAAAGATCTCCAGCACTGCATTTGGAAG GCAGCTGCTTCACAACAGTAACCTCAGCAGTAGTAACGGCAGCACAGAGGATTTGTTCCATGACAGCATTGACTCCTATGAAACAGACATTACTGAGAAG GTGAGTTACTTGGACAAGAAAGTGACAGagctggaaaatgaaattctgatGAACGGGGATGTGAAGTCGAAGCTGAAACAAGAAAACATACAGTTGGTTCACAG GATTCACGAATTGGAGGAGCAACTAAAAGACCAGGAGACCAGAGCAGACAACATGATGGAAGAGGAGCTCAGGAGACACAGAGAGGCCTACAGCCGAATGGagaaagacaaaaacacacagaTAGAGCTGCTCACAAATCG AGTACACCAGCTAGAGGAGGAAAATGGAGAGATGGCAATaaacatgcacagactgaaaacCCAGTCAGAGAAACTGGATGAG GAGAGACAACGGATGACAGATAAGTTGGAGGACACAAGCTTGCGGTTGAAAGATGAGATGGATCTGTACAAGAAGATGATGGACAAGCTACGGCAGAACAGAAATGATTTTCAGAGAGAAAGAGATACCATGCAGGAG CTAATTGAGGACCTTCGGCGAGAACTGGAACACCTCCAAATATACAAGCTGGAGGCAGAAAGAACAGGGCGTGTCCGCAGATCTTCCTTTAGCCTATCAGAATACAGCACTCGAACACGTGAGAGTGAGCTGGAACAGGAGGTCAAGAGACTAAAACAG AGGAGCGTTTCCAAGGACATGCCCTTTGACCTCCAGCAGCTTGTGTATGCTCGGGCACGACTCTGTCCGAGTCTGATG GAGAACCAGAAACTGAGGGAGCAGAATGAAGATCTAAATGGTCAGCTTCTCAGTCTGAGCCTCCATGAGGCCAAAAACCTGTTTGCCACACAAACAAAAGCGCAGTCTCTGGCCATGGAGATTGATCATGCCTCCCGTGACCAG
- the rab11fip4b gene encoding rab11 family-interacting protein 4B isoform X2, with translation MSTQECPESPVLEDEEGEEGRGVERESDRDSAVDSTLSSEISDGGRTGEKEEGIGLCLPGEKNGQMYNRSETSDHSTRSSASLNEEQFEDYGEGEDGDYTPSSPCPDDEIRINGCSDLGSSVSSSAGQTPRKMRHAGDQMDVFCSHCCKRVSLLNDLENRLKNLKTNSPNRKISSTAFGRQLLHNSNLSSSNGSTEDLFHDSIDSYETDITEKVSYLDKKVTELENEILMNGDVKSKLKQENIQLVHRIHELEEQLKDQETRADNMMEEELRRHREAYSRMEKDKNTQIELLTNRVHQLEEENGEMAINMHRLKTQSEKLDEERQRMTDKLEDTSLRLKDEMDLYKKMMDKLRQNRNDFQRERDTMQELIEDLRRELEHLQIYKLEAERTGRVRRSSFSLSEYSTRTRESELEQEVKRLKQENQKLREQNEDLNGQLLSLSLHEAKNLFATQTKAQSLAMEIDHASRDQLMEALKEQEEINFRLRQYMDKIILSILDHNPSILEIKTS, from the exons ATGTCCACCCAGGAGTGCCCAGAGAGTCCAGTGCTTGAGGATGAGGAGGGTGAGGAAGGAAGAGGGGTGGAGAGAGAGTCGGACAGAGACAGCGCAGTAGACAGCACTCTGTCGTCAGAGATATCGGATGGAGGCAGAACTGGAGAAAAAGAGGAAGGGATTGGGCTTTGCCTCCCAGGAGAAAA GAATGGTCAGATGTATAATCGCTCTGAGACTTCTGATCATTCTACACGTTCATCTGCCTCATTAAATGAGGAGCAGTTTGAGGACTATGGAGAAGGAGAGGATGGAGACTACACTCCTAGCAGCCCCTGTCCAGACGATGAGATCCGCATTAATGGATGCTCAGATCTGGGCTCTTCTGTTTCCTCAAG TGCTGGTCAGACTCCTCGGAAGATGCGCCATGCTGGTGACCAGATGGATGTGTTTTGCTCTCATTGTTGTAAGAGGGTCAGTCTGCTGAATGACCTGGAGAACAGGCTGAAAAACCTCAAAACCAACAG CCCAAACAGAAAGATCTCCAGCACTGCATTTGGAAG GCAGCTGCTTCACAACAGTAACCTCAGCAGTAGTAACGGCAGCACAGAGGATTTGTTCCATGACAGCATTGACTCCTATGAAACAGACATTACTGAGAAG GTGAGTTACTTGGACAAGAAAGTGACAGagctggaaaatgaaattctgatGAACGGGGATGTGAAGTCGAAGCTGAAACAAGAAAACATACAGTTGGTTCACAG GATTCACGAATTGGAGGAGCAACTAAAAGACCAGGAGACCAGAGCAGACAACATGATGGAAGAGGAGCTCAGGAGACACAGAGAGGCCTACAGCCGAATGGagaaagacaaaaacacacagaTAGAGCTGCTCACAAATCG AGTACACCAGCTAGAGGAGGAAAATGGAGAGATGGCAATaaacatgcacagactgaaaacCCAGTCAGAGAAACTGGATGAG GAGAGACAACGGATGACAGATAAGTTGGAGGACACAAGCTTGCGGTTGAAAGATGAGATGGATCTGTACAAGAAGATGATGGACAAGCTACGGCAGAACAGAAATGATTTTCAGAGAGAAAGAGATACCATGCAGGAG CTAATTGAGGACCTTCGGCGAGAACTGGAACACCTCCAAATATACAAGCTGGAGGCAGAAAGAACAGGGCGTGTCCGCAGATCTTCCTTTAGCCTATCAGAATACAGCACTCGAACACGTGAGAGTGAGCTGGAACAGGAGGTCAAGAGACTAAAACAG GAGAACCAGAAACTGAGGGAGCAGAATGAAGATCTAAATGGTCAGCTTCTCAGTCTGAGCCTCCATGAGGCCAAAAACCTGTTTGCCACACAAACAAAAGCGCAGTCTCTGGCCATGGAGATTGATCATGCCTCCCGTGACCAG